A DNA window from Doryrhamphus excisus isolate RoL2022-K1 chromosome 2, RoL_Dexc_1.0, whole genome shotgun sequence contains the following coding sequences:
- the oaz1b gene encoding LOW QUALITY PROTEIN: ornithine decarboxylase antizyme 1b (The sequence of the model RefSeq protein was modified relative to this genomic sequence to represent the inferred CDS: deleted 1 base in 1 codon): MVKSNLQRILNSHCFAREKEGKQQPLSTMADLSSGICDMIGNLSMHCSSTRGPGPLWCSDAPLPPLKIPGGRGNGTRDHAPSARLLYSDHKLTVSEEPAGNSRPRILHFQSRVTISKTVEWDAVLSSSALFVEISLDPLPEGSKESFAALLEYAEEHLKVVSVFVCFYKNRDDRAQLVRTFSFLGFEIVKPGHALVPPRPDVFFMAYNFDRDSSDEE; encoded by the exons ATGGTAAAATCCAACCTCCAGCGGATCCTAAACAGTCATTGCTTTGCTCGCGAAAAGGAAGGAAAACAGCAGCCTCTTTCAACCATGGCGGATTTGAGTAGCGGTATTTGTGACATGATTGGGAA TCTGTCCATGCACTGTAGTAGTACCCGCGGCCCAGGGCCTCTGTGGTGCTCC GATGCCCCTCTCCCACCCCTGAAGATCCCAGGTGGGCGAGGGAATGGCACACGGGATCACGCTCCTTCAGCTCGGTTGCTCTACTCA GACCATAAGTTGACAGTTAGCGAGGAGCCGGCGGGTAACAGTCGCCCCAGGATACTCCACTTCCAAAGTCGTGTAACCATCAGCAAGACAGTTGAATGGGATGCTGTCCTAAGCAGCAGTGCTCTCTTTGTGGAGATCTCTCTTGACCCACTTCCTGAAGGCAGCAAGGAGAG CTTTGCGGCTCTGCTGGAGTATGCTGAAGAACATCTGAAAGTCGTTAGCGTGTTTGTCTGCTTTTACAAGAACAGGGATGATCGCG CCCAACTGGTGCGGACGTTCAGTTTTCTGGGCTTTGAGATTGTGAAACCGGGCCATGCCCTCGTCCCGCCTCGACCTGATGTTTTCTTCATGGCCTACAATTTTGACCGGGACTCTTCAGACGAGGAGTAA